One genomic segment of candidate division KSB1 bacterium includes these proteins:
- the porU gene encoding type IX secretion system sortase PorU: protein MARQGPEHDLLVVTHADGLTLTFSPREWSISTVARDRREYTVISFRDAQLVGEEGAPQLPARAFMVGVPLTGEVTATVTEARYTELPSGELLPRPHLRRDEEGLPQEHLAPDSAIYAAEVWPASPVAISNPAMVRQQRVVKVTFTPVQYLPAAKRIRRYERISVRLRFQGEVQEARGFSLAQPQEEDFYRELLVNYEQARAWRKERQRRAVGVHKPKAEGPWYKIVVREDGVYRIDGARLAAAGVNLASIDPKTLRLFNNGGRELPQALSAPRADSLIENPILVYDGGDNRFDSNDYLLFYGKGVQGWSFDAASRSWSHYINRYTQDNVYWLTWGQAVAGKRVTSVPSPSAVGAKEVTKFTDHFFLDQDLHNPFGSGLLWFGALLTHGDTRTYKVELPNAVAEDTARFVFNVVAASSGQHTFTFTANGLSLGSTSLSNYSTEQYKAVSIGKWEGSTNGKLVSGSNAIAVRLTGATAIAQGYLDWFEIHYARSLVAVNDQLLIYAPPGEGVQRFAVRGFGQGEVVVLDVSDFWNIRRIEPLSVSAGTVTFADSARMPDGRRYFLFATSAVRTPVSIREDAVSHLRDPQNGAEFVIITHDDFYQQAMLLKSLRETWNAAARMTTQVVRISDVYDEFSWGLTDPTAIRDFLKYAYHNWAQAPTHVLLFGDGDYDYRNIVSQADANWIPPYENSHTVKDYSITSEDWFTYVSGNDEQPDLAIGRLTARSPAEAQEMVNKVVSYETNPFYGDWRNSVTMVGDDELVLGGVGNELMHTQQAESLAEDAIPKLFDVSKVYLVEYPAVRSPAISGVVKPAANQALLDQINKGSLIINFVGHGNPQLWTHERVLNSPVDFPKIQNGLRFGLWIAATCSFGRFDDPYEQSMAEELVAAEGRGAIAVLAAARDAWSQQNADLNKRFLVRLFANYATKGTVRTLGEALWLAKLATASAENEDRYVILGDPTLRIAAPRYQAAIESVQPDSIAALAVTTVTGRIYRNGAPWDDFAGQALVKVFDTRRPRTYTVEGGGTLSYVLPGNVLFRGQAKVEQGRFAIKFIVPKDISYGGADARVSVYFWGKEGDGAGYRSGLRVGGTGAQVVDSQGPHIVIGFKDRDFASGEYVGPNPVIRVEIADSLSGVNVAGDIGHKITMVLDGREEERKDLTEFFNYDEGSWTKGSLEYQLFDLAEGAHTVTIKAWDNSNNSGVATATFEVVALRELKISDVVNFPNPFRERTDFTFVVSREAEVTISVYTLAGRLVRKIRAQAMSNFNAILWDGRDEDSDELANGLYLYRIVARAQGSDGPTSAEAIGKLVIAR from the coding sequence ATGGCACGGCAGGGCCCTGAGCATGATCTGCTGGTGGTCACTCACGCCGACGGCCTCACTCTCACCTTCTCGCCGCGCGAATGGTCCATTTCCACGGTGGCAAGAGACCGGAGGGAGTACACGGTCATCTCCTTCCGCGATGCGCAGTTGGTGGGTGAGGAGGGTGCACCGCAGCTGCCAGCCCGCGCCTTCATGGTCGGCGTCCCGCTCACAGGGGAGGTCACCGCCACCGTGACAGAGGCTCGCTACACAGAACTGCCGAGTGGTGAGCTATTGCCGCGGCCGCATCTCCGCCGCGACGAGGAGGGGCTGCCACAAGAGCACTTGGCGCCAGACAGTGCCATCTATGCGGCCGAAGTGTGGCCGGCTTCCCCAGTGGCGATATCCAATCCCGCTATGGTGCGGCAGCAGCGCGTAGTGAAAGTGACTTTCACGCCCGTCCAGTACCTGCCTGCTGCAAAACGCATTAGGCGCTACGAGCGCATTTCGGTGCGCCTGCGCTTTCAGGGCGAGGTGCAGGAGGCTCGAGGCTTCAGTTTGGCCCAGCCGCAGGAAGAGGACTTTTATCGAGAGCTTCTGGTCAACTATGAGCAGGCACGGGCGTGGCGCAAGGAACGTCAGCGGCGCGCGGTCGGAGTGCACAAGCCAAAAGCTGAAGGCCCTTGGTACAAGATCGTCGTCCGGGAGGACGGCGTCTACCGCATCGACGGAGCGCGGCTGGCAGCGGCTGGCGTCAACCTGGCCAGCATCGACCCTAAGACCCTGCGCCTGTTCAACAACGGAGGCCGAGAACTACCTCAGGCCCTCAGTGCTCCCCGTGCGGACAGCCTGATCGAAAACCCGATCCTCGTGTACGACGGCGGCGACAATCGCTTCGATAGCAATGACTATCTGTTGTTCTATGGCAAAGGGGTGCAAGGGTGGAGTTTCGATGCCGCTTCCAGGAGCTGGAGCCACTACATCAACCGCTACACCCAGGACAATGTCTATTGGCTGACCTGGGGGCAAGCGGTCGCCGGCAAAAGGGTGACGAGCGTCCCTTCGCCTTCGGCTGTCGGCGCCAAAGAGGTGACGAAATTCACCGACCACTTTTTCCTGGACCAGGACCTCCATAACCCCTTTGGCAGTGGCCTACTCTGGTTCGGTGCCCTGCTGACTCACGGCGACACGCGTACCTACAAGGTCGAGCTTCCCAATGCGGTGGCCGAGGACACGGCCCGGTTCGTATTCAATGTGGTCGCTGCTTCCTCGGGCCAACACACTTTCACCTTTACGGCCAACGGCCTGTCCCTGGGGAGCACCAGCCTGTCTAATTATTCTACCGAACAATACAAGGCAGTCAGCATAGGGAAGTGGGAGGGCTCCACCAACGGAAAGTTGGTGAGCGGCAGCAATGCGATCGCCGTGCGCCTCACCGGGGCCACCGCCATCGCTCAAGGCTATCTGGACTGGTTTGAGATTCACTACGCGCGCTCGCTGGTGGCGGTGAATGACCAACTCCTCATCTATGCGCCGCCAGGAGAGGGGGTTCAGCGATTTGCGGTACGGGGTTTCGGCCAGGGCGAGGTGGTGGTGCTGGATGTGTCAGACTTTTGGAACATCCGGCGCATCGAACCGCTCAGCGTGAGCGCCGGCACTGTCACCTTTGCCGATTCGGCGCGCATGCCCGACGGTAGGCGATACTTTCTGTTCGCCACCTCAGCGGTACGGACGCCGGTCTCCATCCGCGAGGACGCAGTCTCCCACCTCCGCGACCCGCAGAATGGCGCGGAGTTCGTGATTATCACCCATGATGACTTTTACCAGCAGGCCATGCTGCTCAAAAGCCTGCGCGAAACCTGGAACGCGGCGGCGCGGATGACCACCCAAGTGGTGCGCATCAGCGACGTCTACGACGAGTTCTCATGGGGCCTGACTGACCCCACGGCCATTCGGGATTTCTTGAAGTACGCCTACCACAACTGGGCCCAGGCGCCCACCCACGTCTTGCTTTTCGGGGATGGGGACTATGACTACCGCAACATAGTTAGCCAGGCGGATGCCAACTGGATCCCGCCCTACGAGAACAGTCACACCGTCAAGGACTACTCCATTACCTCGGAAGATTGGTTCACCTACGTCTCGGGCAACGACGAGCAGCCAGACCTGGCCATCGGCCGCTTGACGGCACGGTCGCCAGCAGAAGCACAGGAGATGGTGAACAAAGTTGTTTCCTATGAGACCAACCCCTTCTACGGCGACTGGCGCAATAGTGTGACGATGGTGGGCGACGATGAGCTGGTCCTTGGCGGAGTAGGAAACGAGCTGATGCACACGCAGCAGGCGGAATCACTTGCCGAGGATGCCATACCCAAATTGTTCGACGTGAGCAAGGTGTACTTGGTGGAATATCCAGCGGTGCGCAGCCCTGCGATTTCCGGGGTGGTCAAACCTGCTGCCAACCAGGCTCTTCTGGACCAGATTAACAAGGGCAGCCTGATCATCAACTTCGTGGGCCACGGCAACCCACAGCTGTGGACGCACGAACGGGTGCTCAACTCACCTGTTGATTTTCCCAAGATCCAGAATGGGCTGCGATTCGGCTTGTGGATTGCCGCCACGTGCAGCTTCGGCCGCTTCGATGACCCCTACGAACAGAGTATGGCGGAAGAGCTTGTTGCCGCCGAGGGCAGAGGGGCCATTGCCGTGCTCGCTGCTGCCCGCGACGCCTGGTCACAACAGAACGCCGACTTGAACAAGCGCTTCTTAGTGAGACTATTCGCCAACTATGCAACCAAGGGAACGGTGCGCACCCTCGGGGAGGCGTTGTGGTTAGCCAAACTGGCGACTGCCTCGGCAGAGAACGAGGACCGCTACGTGATCCTCGGAGATCCCACGTTGCGCATCGCGGCGCCGCGGTATCAGGCGGCCATCGAATCCGTGCAGCCGGACAGCATCGCCGCCTTGGCGGTAACCACCGTGACCGGCAGGATCTACCGCAACGGAGCTCCGTGGGATGACTTCGCCGGTCAAGCCCTGGTGAAGGTCTTCGACACGCGTCGACCACGGACGTACACCGTGGAAGGCGGAGGAACCTTGAGCTATGTCCTGCCGGGAAATGTGCTCTTTCGCGGGCAAGCCAAAGTGGAGCAAGGTCGCTTTGCCATCAAGTTCATCGTTCCCAAGGACATTTCCTACGGCGGCGCCGATGCGCGCGTGAGCGTCTACTTTTGGGGAAAGGAAGGTGATGGCGCAGGCTACCGCAGCGGCTTGCGCGTCGGGGGCACAGGTGCCCAGGTGGTGGACTCCCAGGGCCCGCACATCGTCATCGGCTTCAAGGATAGGGATTTTGCCAGCGGCGAGTACGTGGGCCCGAACCCAGTCATCAGGGTGGAGATCGCCGACTCTCTGAGCGGCGTGAACGTCGCCGGTGACATCGGGCACAAGATCACCATGGTGCTGGATGGGCGAGAAGAAGAGCGCAAAGACCTCACCGAGTTCTTTAACTATGACGAAGGGAGCTGGACCAAAGGTAGCCTCGAATACCAGCTCTTTGACCTCGCCGAGGGGGCGCACACGGTGACGATTAAGGCTTGGGACAATTCCAACAACTCCGGCGTCGCCACGGCGACGTTCGAGGTGGTGGCCCTGCGAGAGCTGAAGATCAGCGATGTGGTCAACTTCCCCAACCCGTTTCGGGAACGAACCGACTTTACCTTCGTCGTGAGCAGAGAGGCCGAGGTGACCATCAGCGTTTACACGCTGGCGGGTCGGCTGGTGAGGAAGATCAGAGCGCAGGCGATGAGCAACTTCAACGCCATTCTGTGGGACGGTCGGGATGAGGACAGTGACGAGTTAGCCAACGGCCTCTACCTGTACCGCATCGTGGCCCGCGCCCAGGGAAGCGATGGTCCCACCTCTGCAGAAGCCATTGGCAAGCTGGTGATTGCCCGGTAG
- the pdxS gene encoding pyridoxal 5'-phosphate synthase lyase subunit PdxS: MKTAEDMKLKVGLAEMLKGGVIMDVTNAEQAKIAEDAGAVAVMALERVPADIRAQGGVARMSDPAVIKAIQKAVSIPVMAKCRIGHFAEAQVLQALGVDFIDESEVLTPADEEHHIDKWKFKVPFVCGCRDLGEALRRIAEGAAMIRTKGEAGSGNIVEAVRHMRMVQSAIRRITTLGDEELVAEAKRLGAPVELVRYVKEHGRLPVPNFAAGGVATPADASLMMQLGAESVFVGSGIFKSSDPAKRAKAIVSATTHYLDFDLIARVSEGLGEPMRGIDVASLPEQERMAVRGW; the protein is encoded by the coding sequence ATGAAAACAGCCGAAGACATGAAGCTGAAGGTCGGCCTCGCCGAGATGCTGAAAGGCGGGGTGATCATGGACGTGACCAACGCCGAGCAGGCGAAGATCGCCGAGGACGCCGGCGCGGTGGCGGTCATGGCCCTGGAGCGCGTACCGGCTGACATCCGCGCCCAGGGTGGCGTGGCGCGCATGTCGGACCCGGCGGTCATCAAGGCCATCCAAAAGGCGGTGTCCATTCCGGTCATGGCCAAATGCCGCATCGGCCACTTTGCCGAGGCGCAGGTCCTCCAGGCCCTGGGCGTAGATTTCATCGACGAAAGCGAAGTGTTGACGCCAGCCGATGAGGAGCACCACATCGACAAGTGGAAGTTCAAAGTGCCTTTTGTGTGCGGCTGCCGCGATTTGGGAGAGGCCCTGCGGCGCATCGCCGAGGGGGCGGCCATGATCAGGACCAAAGGCGAGGCCGGCAGCGGCAACATCGTCGAAGCGGTGCGCCACATGCGCATGGTGCAGTCGGCCATCCGACGCATCACCACATTGGGCGATGAGGAGTTGGTGGCGGAAGCCAAACGCCTGGGGGCGCCAGTGGAACTGGTGCGCTACGTCAAGGAACACGGTCGCCTGCCCGTGCCAAACTTTGCTGCTGGAGGAGTGGCCACTCCAGCGGACGCCTCGCTCATGATGCAACTGGGCGCCGAGTCGGTCTTCGTGGGAAGCGGTATTTTCAAGTCCTCCGACCCCGCCAAACGCGCGAAGGCCATCGTCTCGGCTACGACCCATTATCTGGACTTTGACCTGATTGCGCGGGTGAGCGAAGGCCTCGGGGAACCGATGCGCGGCATCGATGTGGCCAGCCTGCCAGAACAAGAGCGCATGGCCGTGCGCGGATGGTAG
- the pdxT gene encoding pyridoxal 5'-phosphate synthase glutaminase subunit PdxT, translating to MRIGVLAVQGDFEKHQQMLAHLDVVPVLVKTAEQLRKCQALIIPGGESTTLSLMLRKHGLWEELKAYAREHPVFGTCAGLILLASKVDGTAVETLGLIELQAKRNAYGRQVNSFIDTVKVDLGNGPFDYEGVFIRAPKIVGLGQGVRPLAWHGDDVVMAEQGNLLAASFHPELTEDPRIHEYFVQKAAG from the coding sequence CTGCGGATTGGCGTACTGGCTGTGCAGGGCGATTTCGAGAAGCATCAGCAGATGCTGGCGCACCTGGACGTGGTGCCGGTCTTGGTCAAAACGGCGGAGCAGCTGCGCAAGTGCCAGGCCCTGATCATCCCCGGAGGCGAATCAACCACCCTCAGCCTCATGCTGCGCAAGCACGGTCTCTGGGAAGAACTTAAGGCCTACGCTCGCGAACACCCGGTGTTCGGTACCTGCGCGGGACTGATTCTCCTTGCGAGCAAGGTGGACGGCACCGCTGTGGAGACCCTCGGTCTTATTGAGCTCCAGGCCAAACGGAATGCCTACGGCCGCCAGGTCAACTCGTTCATCGACACCGTCAAAGTGGATCTCGGCAACGGACCGTTTGATTACGAAGGGGTGTTTATCCGCGCGCCGAAAATTGTCGGCCTTGGCCAAGGTGTGCGGCCGCTGGCCTGGCATGGCGACGATGTGGTCATGGCCGAGCAAGGGAACCTCTTGGCAGCGAGCTTTCACCCCGAGCTAACCGAGGACCCGCGCATCCACGAATACTTTGTGCAAAAGGCGGCCGGGTAA
- a CDS encoding SGNH/GDSL hydrolase family protein, whose translation MNIICFGDSITQAGDRSEGDRWPTVLQIALDDWRVGTYRVFNRGVGGNTTANGLARFADDVLPLLPGVLVVEFGINDCNHPTWRRVPAVGVEEYKKNLREFHRLCRVSKGVCVFVVNHPVSRAKLPQGNGRTLHANLQPYNEAVRLLAAELKAPIVDLPMMMSEWEIKLADFVQEDGIHLTAHGNHLYAAMVFERLQEILKRIS comes from the coding sequence GTGAATATCATCTGCTTCGGCGATTCCATCACCCAGGCCGGTGACCGCTCGGAGGGCGACCGCTGGCCGACGGTGCTGCAGATCGCCCTGGACGACTGGAGGGTCGGTACCTACCGGGTTTTCAACCGCGGGGTAGGAGGCAACACTACCGCCAACGGTTTGGCGCGCTTTGCGGACGATGTGTTGCCACTTCTGCCCGGGGTGCTGGTGGTGGAATTCGGCATCAACGACTGCAACCACCCGACATGGCGGCGCGTGCCGGCGGTGGGTGTGGAGGAGTACAAGAAGAACCTGCGGGAGTTTCATCGCCTATGCCGGGTGAGCAAGGGAGTGTGCGTGTTCGTGGTGAACCACCCTGTTTCCCGCGCCAAGCTGCCTCAGGGAAATGGTCGCACGCTCCATGCCAACCTTCAGCCGTACAACGAAGCGGTGCGGCTTCTGGCCGCCGAGCTCAAGGCGCCGATTGTTGACCTGCCGATGATGATGAGCGAGTGGGAGATCAAGCTGGCGGATTTTGTCCAAGAGGACGGAATTCACCTCACGGCGCATGGCAACCACCTGTACGCGGCGATGGTCTTTGAGCGGCTCCAGGAGATCCTGAAACGTATTAGTTGA
- a CDS encoding SoxR reducing system RseC family protein — protein MRECGEVVAVAGEFAQVKVIRGDKCGECRVCQALGEGGGVMEARNTIGAAVGDMVEVEVNPKVVVGHSFLLFIFPLLLFLVGYALGRAVPWPGFMSAEARGISVAFLSLGTGFLLIRVYDRRFARAGKGGPEVVSFAAPPLHDIWTAH, from the coding sequence ATGCGCGAATGTGGTGAAGTGGTGGCCGTCGCTGGCGAGTTCGCCCAGGTGAAGGTGATACGGGGCGACAAGTGCGGGGAATGCCGCGTGTGCCAGGCTCTGGGCGAGGGCGGCGGCGTGATGGAGGCGCGCAATACCATCGGCGCGGCGGTGGGCGATATGGTGGAAGTCGAAGTGAACCCGAAGGTCGTCGTGGGCCACTCGTTCCTCCTCTTCATCTTTCCGCTACTGCTTTTCCTTGTTGGCTACGCGCTGGGTCGGGCGGTTCCGTGGCCTGGCTTTATGAGTGCGGAGGCGCGCGGCATCAGCGTTGCATTCCTTAGTCTTGGGACAGGCTTCCTCCTCATCCGGGTCTACGACCGGCGCTTTGCCCGCGCCGGAAAGGGCGGCCCTGAAGTAGTGAGCTTCGCCGCGCCGCCCTTGCACGATATTTGGACTGCCCACTGA